One part of the Alistipes onderdonkii genome encodes these proteins:
- a CDS encoding glycoside hydrolase family 2 protein — MIRNRDISPLAWELGHAPDKETIPGTFCPAAVPGAVQLDLARAEGYPDYNYAGNYRRMTWMEDRFFTYRTEFEPPRLGQGQRLWFVSKGIDYQYEIRFNGHLLAAGEGMFSPVEIDLTEYLEPSNRLEVVIFPIPKRHPEPADRTQASDVVKPAVGYGWDWHPRLVPLGIWDDTGLQVRNESHVAELHVGYTLDDDLQGADLRIEAEGRECGGCQSDWELLDPEGHPAARARGPAGKRLTARVEHPRLWWTHDHGEPVLYTSRYRLLDAQGKELECVGQQIGFRRIRLVMNEGAWSEPKGFPKTRSAAPAQIELNGRRIFAKGSNWVCPELFPGTVGEERCKELIDIAVATNFNILRSWGGGIVNKDCFFEYCDRRGILVWQEFPLACNCYPDDPHYLATLEQEATAIIRRLRRHPSLAIWCGGNELFNNWSGMTDQSLALRLLNALCYRLSPEIPFNATSPLNGMAHGNYLFYWEGRDIFQLINDSHFTAYTEFGVPGISPRKVLEKIIPPEELFPPRPGTAWEEHHAFGAWDGSPATWLGEPTIERYFGRAQTLDQLIERSSLMQGEGYKAVFEEARRQKPYCAMALNWCFDEPWPAAANNSLVAYPSVPKPALDQVRRACRPLCASARIAKFDWTEGELFEAEVWLLNDRFAAAGPFSFTVTLRAAGQTVEILRWESPAAGQNRNVAGPTARAALPAWDTDRFRVEITVEGHPEMDACYTLAYRRAACKQAGTAPMNITE; from the coding sequence ATGATCCGAAACCGTGACATATCGCCCCTTGCCTGGGAACTGGGACACGCCCCGGACAAGGAAACCATACCCGGAACTTTCTGTCCGGCGGCTGTCCCGGGGGCTGTCCAGCTCGACTTAGCACGCGCCGAAGGATACCCCGACTACAACTACGCCGGCAACTACCGCCGCATGACGTGGATGGAAGACCGCTTCTTCACCTACCGCACGGAATTCGAGCCCCCGCGGCTCGGGCAGGGGCAGCGGTTGTGGTTCGTCTCGAAAGGGATCGATTACCAATACGAGATCCGCTTCAACGGGCACCTGCTCGCAGCAGGGGAAGGGATGTTCTCCCCCGTGGAAATCGACCTAACGGAATACCTGGAGCCCAGCAACCGGCTCGAAGTCGTGATCTTCCCCATCCCCAAGCGCCACCCCGAGCCTGCCGACCGCACGCAAGCGTCCGACGTCGTGAAACCTGCCGTAGGATATGGCTGGGACTGGCATCCGCGCCTGGTACCGCTGGGAATCTGGGATGACACCGGATTGCAGGTTCGCAACGAATCCCACGTGGCGGAGCTGCATGTCGGCTACACACTCGACGACGACCTGCAGGGGGCCGACCTTCGCATCGAAGCCGAAGGTCGCGAGTGCGGAGGGTGCCAGAGCGACTGGGAACTGCTCGACCCCGAAGGGCATCCGGCCGCCAGGGCCCGGGGCCCGGCCGGGAAGCGCCTTACCGCCCGGGTGGAACACCCCCGGTTGTGGTGGACGCATGACCACGGGGAACCCGTGCTATACACTTCGCGCTACCGCCTGCTCGACGCACAAGGCAAGGAACTCGAATGCGTGGGACAGCAGATCGGCTTCCGCCGGATAAGGCTCGTAATGAACGAAGGGGCATGGAGCGAACCCAAGGGTTTCCCGAAAACGCGGAGCGCCGCCCCGGCGCAGATCGAACTGAACGGCCGCCGAATCTTCGCCAAAGGCTCCAACTGGGTCTGCCCCGAACTTTTCCCCGGCACAGTCGGGGAAGAGCGCTGCAAAGAACTGATAGACATTGCCGTAGCAACCAATTTCAACATCCTGCGTTCGTGGGGCGGAGGCATCGTCAACAAAGACTGCTTCTTCGAATACTGCGACCGCAGGGGCATTCTCGTTTGGCAGGAGTTCCCGCTGGCATGCAACTGCTACCCCGATGACCCGCATTACCTCGCCACGCTGGAGCAGGAGGCTACGGCGATCATACGCCGCCTGCGCCGCCACCCGTCGCTGGCGATCTGGTGCGGGGGCAACGAACTGTTCAACAACTGGTCGGGCATGACAGACCAGTCGCTCGCACTGCGCCTGCTGAATGCACTCTGTTACCGGTTATCGCCGGAAATACCCTTCAACGCCACATCGCCCCTGAACGGCATGGCACACGGCAACTACCTTTTTTACTGGGAGGGCCGCGATATTTTCCAGCTGATTAACGACAGCCACTTTACGGCCTACACCGAGTTCGGCGTCCCGGGCATTTCGCCGCGCAAAGTCCTCGAAAAGATCATTCCGCCCGAGGAGCTCTTCCCGCCCCGCCCCGGGACGGCCTGGGAGGAGCACCATGCCTTCGGCGCCTGGGATGGCAGCCCCGCGACATGGCTCGGGGAGCCGACGATAGAGCGGTATTTCGGACGGGCACAAACACTCGACCAGCTGATCGAGCGCAGCTCGCTCATGCAGGGCGAAGGATACAAAGCCGTTTTCGAGGAAGCCCGCCGCCAGAAACCCTATTGTGCGATGGCGCTCAACTGGTGTTTCGACGAGCCGTGGCCCGCGGCCGCCAACAATTCGCTGGTGGCCTACCCCTCCGTCCCCAAGCCTGCGCTCGACCAGGTGCGCCGCGCCTGCCGGCCGCTCTGCGCCAGCGCCCGCATCGCGAAGTTCGACTGGACGGAAGGCGAGCTGTTCGAAGCGGAGGTATGGCTCCTCAACGACCGTTTCGCAGCCGCCGGGCCCTTCTCCTTTACCGTGACGCTCCGGGCTGCCGGACAGACCGTCGAGATACTCCGCTGGGAAAGCCCTGCCGCCGGGCAGAACCGCAACGTCGCTGGCCCCACGGCGCGCGCGGCACTCCCGGCATGGGACACAGACCGTTTCCGGGTCGAAATCACCGTCGAAGGCCATCCGGAAATGGATGCCTGCTACACGCTGGCCTACCGCCGCGCCGCCTGCAAACAGGCGGGCACGGCACCGATGAACATAACCGAATAA
- a CDS encoding sialate O-acetylesterase produces MKRILFLLLALCLAQPGTGRVRLPSLIGSGMVLQRDCEARIWGWAAPDARIKLTASWDTQTHNVRADGEGRWDVRLRTPGAGGPYTLTIDDGERVTLDDILIGEVWLCSGQSNMEMPLKGFDSQPVHGGLDAAMRAGGYPGIRLFQVARATASEPQQDCTGKWETSSMRPASGFSAVGYYFGLWLHRALGIPVGLIESDWGATRIEAWMSAGAAQSVDEKILATDAAYDAQNRVAALYNAMIRPLTPYTLRGFIWYQGESNKGYHAKYPYDMAALAANWRAAWGGGEQMPFYYVQLAPFDYDIPMHRFRGEENPILLPLMVEAQIRALDLIPNTGMAVNTDLGDATQIHPPRKDLVGQRLALLALTGTYGCEGIDSRGPLFERADFGDGRAVVTFRSNSTLIPTDTPLQGFEIAGKDRIFHPAEAFVIHRDYDFSRQVEVRSDAVAEPVAVRYAFRNVVERVNLTNTIGLPAFPFRTDTWDDAGFAQ; encoded by the coding sequence ATGAAACGCATCTTATTCCTGCTGCTCGCGTTATGCCTCGCCCAACCGGGAACGGGGCGGGTACGGCTGCCTTCGCTCATCGGCAGCGGCATGGTGCTCCAACGCGACTGCGAAGCCCGCATCTGGGGATGGGCCGCGCCGGATGCGCGGATAAAACTCACCGCTTCGTGGGATACGCAAACGCACAACGTGCGCGCCGACGGGGAAGGACGCTGGGACGTACGGCTCCGGACGCCCGGAGCCGGGGGCCCGTATACGCTGACTATCGACGACGGGGAAAGGGTCACGCTCGACGACATTCTCATCGGCGAAGTCTGGCTTTGTTCCGGACAATCGAACATGGAGATGCCCCTCAAAGGCTTCGATTCGCAACCCGTACACGGAGGGCTCGATGCGGCGATGCGCGCGGGCGGCTATCCCGGGATACGGCTCTTCCAGGTAGCCCGCGCTACCGCGTCCGAGCCGCAGCAGGACTGCACCGGGAAATGGGAAACCTCGTCCATGCGTCCGGCCTCGGGATTCAGCGCTGTCGGCTATTACTTCGGGCTCTGGCTGCACCGTGCCCTCGGGATTCCCGTCGGGCTGATCGAAAGCGACTGGGGCGCTACGCGCATCGAGGCATGGATGAGCGCCGGAGCGGCACAGAGCGTCGACGAAAAGATACTTGCGACCGACGCGGCATACGACGCCCAGAACCGGGTAGCAGCGCTTTACAACGCCATGATCCGGCCGCTCACCCCCTATACGCTGCGGGGGTTCATCTGGTACCAGGGCGAGTCGAACAAGGGATACCATGCCAAATACCCGTACGACATGGCGGCGCTGGCGGCTAACTGGCGGGCGGCATGGGGAGGCGGTGAGCAAATGCCGTTCTACTACGTACAACTTGCACCGTTCGACTACGACATCCCGATGCACCGCTTCCGGGGCGAGGAAAATCCGATCCTGCTGCCACTGATGGTCGAAGCGCAGATCCGGGCCCTCGACCTGATCCCCAATACGGGCATGGCGGTAAACACCGACCTGGGGGATGCGACCCAGATACACCCTCCGCGCAAAGACCTCGTAGGGCAGCGGCTGGCCCTGCTCGCTCTCACGGGGACTTACGGATGCGAGGGGATCGACAGCCGGGGCCCGTTGTTCGAGCGTGCCGATTTCGGCGACGGGCGCGCGGTGGTAACCTTCAGGAGCAATTCGACGCTGATCCCGACGGACACTCCGCTGCAAGGGTTTGAAATCGCGGGAAAAGATCGTATATTCCATCCGGCGGAAGCTTTCGTAATACACCGGGATTACGATTTCAGCCGCCAGGTCGAAGTCCGCTCCGACGCCGTGGCAGAACCTGTCGCCGTTCGTTACGCTTTCCGCAACGTCGTGGAGAGAGTCAACCTGACCAACACCATCGGGCTGCCGGCCTTCCCGTTCCGCACGGACACATGGGACGACGCCGGGTTCGCACAATAA
- a CDS encoding D-lyxose/D-mannose family sugar isomerase: protein MKRSEINRSIREALDFLAEHRFPLPEWATWTPPMWNRHGEECREIRDNALGWDVTDFGKGNFSREGLTLFTIRNGNPARDRKTYCEKIMFVREGQVTPIHFHWHKMEDIINRGGGDLCMKLWKADQKERMTETPCTFQVDGITTTLRAGEILRLRPGQSITFEPYMYHTFWAEGGDCLAGEVSTVNDDTADNRFHEPLGRYPQIEEDEAAEYLLCNEYSLQK, encoded by the coding sequence ATGAAACGCTCCGAAATAAACCGATCAATCCGCGAAGCACTGGATTTTTTAGCCGAGCACCGTTTCCCGCTACCCGAGTGGGCGACATGGACTCCCCCGATGTGGAACAGGCACGGCGAAGAGTGCCGTGAAATACGCGACAACGCCCTCGGGTGGGACGTCACCGATTTCGGCAAGGGAAACTTCAGCCGGGAAGGGCTGACGCTCTTTACGATACGCAACGGGAACCCCGCCCGCGACCGCAAGACCTATTGCGAAAAAATTATGTTCGTACGCGAAGGCCAGGTTACGCCGATCCATTTCCACTGGCATAAGATGGAGGATATCATCAACCGCGGCGGAGGCGACCTCTGCATGAAATTATGGAAGGCAGACCAGAAAGAACGCATGACCGAAACCCCCTGCACGTTCCAGGTCGACGGGATCACGACGACCCTGCGCGCCGGAGAAATTTTGCGTCTGAGGCCGGGCCAGAGCATTACTTTCGAACCTTACATGTACCACACGTTCTGGGCCGAGGGAGGAGACTGCCTGGCGGGCGAAGTCTCGACGGTCAACGACGACACCGCCGACAACCGTTTCCACGAACCGCTGGGACGTTATCCGCAAATCGAGGAGGACGAAGCGGCCGAATACCTGCTCTGTAACGAATACTCTCTCCAAAAATGA
- a CDS encoding SusC/RagA family TonB-linked outer membrane protein has product MIKNKLFMLLIPLLLCGTGLFAQNAAVRGIVTGSPDGKPIAGASVVVKGSVRGTTTDASGAYTVAAGTGDVLVISFLGYKPQEVPVAGRTAVDVELQEDAELVEEVIVIGYGTMKKSDLTGSVASVKASDVTQVSAGSIDKLLQGRVAGLTVIDNSNDSPEGSVTMRVRGISSINGSNSPLVVVDGVPMGDAGNLTSVNPNIIESVEVLKDASATAIYGSRGANGVIMITTKNGQKDHRNVWFSGKVGVGVFSDRLDYWRDPVQMARLENEAYENGGAEGPYTGKIWSDGTYYPSIAEIESGAWPFRTKWADHVFRTSVTQDYSVGIEGSGEKNRYYVSLGYYDGEGMQYKDDFEKYTVDMSYDHQVARNINLKTKAGFVRGFRTYNNGTSYGRNPLWPVYNGDGSYFKSQPKDYGNPVMVNNEIKNESDNMSGYALVKADWTIIPGLIMSVSGNARAEQRRSAYFNPPLYTLAGDNYNGEGGNSESTYVNLTGDAYLTYNKTIGDHTFSAMLGGSYENSVSRGSSITGRGFSNAALKDEVVSGADKVITSTSRSQEILASGFTRLNYTFKNRYLVTFTARADGASKFAKGHRWGFFPSGAVSWKLEEEPWIKSLGFFDQLKLRASYGVSGNQGISPYQTFERFGFDYYWSGGKEYTVYGIGYQDGREGLGNRFVTYAGMANHELTWEKTAQMDIGLDLSIFRGRLNVTLDYYIKKTTDLLRKQYLPPSTGFDTVWVNDGEIRNKGFEVAVTGRIVSTKDWNFSATGIFSLNRNKVVSIGTAENSGATVDANGICYTQYGGSVYNDAFLNVLAIGYPVNSFYGYMVNGIIQTPQGDGSSPNTRPGELNYVGLNADGTLDPNERVIIGNPNPKFTSSLSLSLSHRCGLDLSVMMYAVYGNDIFSYRKLESPALKAGRWTAENPNNERPSLRYNRQYHASSWSVEDGSFLRISNITLGYTLPAGKLNWIRNLRVYVSASNPFTFSKVSEYDPEVGENGIGNVAYPKVCVITAGAEFKF; this is encoded by the coding sequence ATGATTAAAAACAAACTATTCATGCTATTGATTCCCTTGCTGCTGTGCGGCACCGGCCTGTTTGCCCAGAACGCGGCCGTACGGGGGATCGTGACGGGAAGCCCCGACGGGAAACCTATTGCGGGAGCATCGGTAGTGGTCAAAGGCTCCGTGAGGGGCACGACGACGGATGCTTCGGGGGCCTATACGGTCGCTGCGGGTACGGGGGACGTGCTTGTCATATCGTTCCTCGGCTACAAACCGCAGGAGGTGCCCGTTGCCGGCCGCACGGCGGTCGATGTGGAACTCCAGGAAGATGCCGAACTGGTCGAGGAAGTGATCGTGATCGGTTACGGTACGATGAAGAAGAGCGACCTGACGGGCAGCGTGGCTTCCGTGAAGGCTTCGGACGTGACACAAGTCTCGGCGGGGTCGATCGACAAACTCTTGCAGGGCCGTGTGGCGGGCCTGACGGTAATCGACAATTCGAACGACAGCCCCGAGGGGAGCGTGACGATGCGCGTGCGCGGAATCAGCTCCATCAACGGTTCCAATTCGCCGTTGGTGGTGGTAGACGGCGTGCCGATGGGCGATGCCGGTAATCTGACGAGTGTGAACCCCAATATCATCGAATCCGTCGAGGTGCTCAAGGATGCTTCGGCGACCGCTATTTACGGTTCGCGCGGCGCCAACGGCGTCATCATGATTACGACCAAGAACGGACAGAAAGACCACCGGAACGTCTGGTTCTCGGGGAAGGTCGGGGTCGGCGTTTTCAGCGACAGGCTCGACTACTGGCGCGATCCCGTGCAGATGGCGCGGCTGGAAAACGAGGCCTATGAGAACGGGGGCGCCGAAGGGCCGTATACCGGGAAGATCTGGTCGGACGGAACCTATTATCCTTCTATCGCCGAGATCGAAAGCGGGGCGTGGCCTTTCCGCACCAAATGGGCAGACCATGTGTTCCGCACCTCCGTCACGCAGGATTACAGCGTCGGGATCGAGGGCAGCGGCGAAAAGAACCGCTACTACGTGAGCCTGGGTTATTACGACGGCGAAGGCATGCAGTACAAGGACGACTTCGAAAAATATACGGTCGACATGTCCTATGACCACCAGGTCGCCCGCAATATCAACCTGAAGACCAAAGCGGGCTTCGTGCGCGGCTTCCGCACCTATAACAACGGAACGAGCTACGGGCGCAATCCCCTCTGGCCGGTTTATAACGGGGACGGCTCCTATTTCAAAAGCCAGCCCAAGGATTACGGGAACCCCGTGATGGTAAACAACGAGATCAAGAACGAGTCGGACAACATGTCGGGTTATGCACTCGTCAAAGCCGACTGGACGATCATCCCGGGACTGATCATGTCGGTGTCGGGCAACGCCCGCGCCGAGCAGCGCCGGTCGGCCTATTTCAATCCCCCGCTCTATACCCTTGCCGGGGATAACTACAATGGCGAAGGGGGGAACAGCGAATCGACCTATGTCAACCTGACGGGGGATGCCTACCTCACCTACAACAAAACTATCGGCGACCATACCTTTTCCGCCATGCTGGGCGGAAGCTACGAGAACAGCGTAAGCCGCGGTTCGAGCATTACCGGTCGCGGGTTCTCCAACGCGGCGCTCAAGGACGAGGTCGTTTCCGGCGCGGATAAGGTCATAACTTCGACGTCGCGCAGCCAGGAGATCCTCGCTTCGGGGTTCACCCGCCTGAACTATACGTTCAAGAACCGTTATCTGGTGACTTTCACGGCACGAGCCGACGGCGCTTCGAAATTCGCCAAGGGACACCGCTGGGGCTTTTTCCCGTCGGGTGCGGTAAGCTGGAAGCTGGAGGAGGAGCCCTGGATCAAGTCGCTCGGATTCTTCGACCAGCTCAAGCTGCGCGCCAGTTACGGGGTCTCGGGTAACCAGGGGATCTCCCCGTACCAGACCTTCGAGCGCTTCGGGTTCGATTACTACTGGTCGGGAGGCAAGGAGTACACCGTTTACGGCATCGGTTACCAGGATGGCCGCGAAGGGTTGGGCAACCGCTTCGTGACCTATGCGGGCATGGCCAACCACGAACTGACGTGGGAGAAGACCGCGCAGATGGATATCGGCCTCGACCTCTCGATCTTCAGGGGACGCCTGAATGTCACGCTCGACTATTACATTAAGAAAACGACCGACCTGCTGCGCAAACAGTACCTGCCTCCCAGCACCGGTTTCGATACGGTATGGGTCAATGACGGGGAGATCCGGAACAAGGGTTTCGAGGTCGCCGTCACGGGGCGCATCGTCTCGACCAAGGACTGGAATTTCTCGGCGACGGGAATCTTCAGCCTCAACCGCAACAAGGTGGTTTCGATCGGCACGGCCGAGAATTCGGGGGCTACGGTCGATGCCAACGGCATTTGCTATACGCAGTACGGCGGCAGCGTCTATAACGATGCTTTCCTCAACGTGTTGGCTATCGGCTATCCTGTCAATTCGTTCTACGGCTATATGGTCAACGGCATTATCCAGACTCCGCAGGGGGACGGGTCGAGTCCCAATACCCGCCCGGGCGAACTGAATTACGTCGGGCTGAATGCCGACGGCACGCTCGACCCCAATGAACGCGTGATTATCGGCAATCCGAATCCCAAGTTTACCTCGAGCCTTTCGCTCTCGCTTTCGCACCGTTGCGGCCTCGACCTGTCGGTGATGATGTACGCCGTCTACGGCAACGACATCTTCTCCTACCGCAAACTCGAGTCCCCGGCGCTGAAGGCGGGGCGGTGGACGGCCGAGAATCCCAACAACGAACGGCCCAGCCTGCGTTACAACCGGCAGTACCACGCTTCGTCGTGGTCGGTCGAGGACGGGTCGTTCCTGCGTATCTCCAACATCACGCTCGGCTATACGCTGCCTGCCGGAAAGTTGAATTGGATCAGGAACCTGCGTGTTTATGTGAGCGCCAGCAACCCCTTTACCTTCTCGAAGGTCAGCGAATACGACCCCGAAGTCGGGGAGAACGGTATCGGCAATGTGGCCTATCCCAAGGTATGCGTCATCACCGCGGGCGCGGAGTTCAAATTCTAA
- a CDS encoding RagB/SusD family nutrient uptake outer membrane protein, with translation MKQIFLYFAMLGTLAGLSSCLDEVPYGTYSNQTFYNTEADAESALMYAYVPLNYIDYCGRFLFYLGDVPTNQYKSYGKADESPLFQWDITPTSDEAIYFFKSAYVSLARTNSVLDNVARMSDISAAARNKILGEAHFLRAFNHFMLVINYGSVPIRSKTVSSTSDSYKDFSPISDVYAFIIGELEDAIGLLPVNKVQGRADKVAAQALLARVYLYLASAKASGAPGYDWVSDADEMYSLAARYAGDVLNNQTVYRLDPDLGNVYDVEHQADGVEHIFMTSMNREASGMEGTYSQLPQMFSIQTGSIVYISSSLGKNSREVMKFLDYESGYQVMRVDNDFRNTYDDDDLRKQLMVTTIYNEDGSVLATYDPSNLTSSDNIRNKFFYPFCRKYTDPKSKANRTSANLYLIRFAEVALTYAEAVGPTDEGYKWVNEVRKRAGLEALPEGLPIEDFREAVIEERTKELAFEGHGIYDLRRLNRVDEQHITNKAFKPTYAYFYPAPQRELDLNPQK, from the coding sequence ATGAAACAGATATTCCTCTATTTTGCAATGCTGGGGACGCTCGCCGGGTTGAGTTCGTGTCTCGACGAGGTACCGTACGGCACCTATTCGAACCAGACCTTCTACAATACGGAGGCTGATGCCGAATCCGCGTTGATGTATGCCTATGTACCCCTCAACTATATTGATTACTGCGGCCGTTTCCTCTTCTACCTGGGCGATGTGCCGACTAACCAGTACAAATCCTACGGCAAGGCTGACGAAAGTCCGCTTTTCCAGTGGGATATCACCCCGACCAGCGACGAGGCCATCTATTTCTTCAAGTCGGCCTATGTAAGCCTTGCCCGTACCAATTCGGTGCTGGACAATGTCGCCCGGATGTCCGATATTTCGGCTGCGGCACGGAACAAGATCCTTGGCGAAGCCCATTTCCTGCGCGCTTTCAACCACTTCATGCTGGTCATCAATTACGGCAGCGTGCCCATCCGTTCGAAGACCGTCTCCTCGACGTCGGACTCCTATAAGGATTTTTCCCCGATCTCGGATGTTTACGCCTTCATCATCGGGGAGTTAGAGGATGCCATCGGCCTGCTGCCGGTGAACAAGGTGCAGGGGCGTGCCGACAAGGTCGCCGCACAGGCGCTGCTCGCGCGTGTTTACCTGTACCTCGCGTCGGCAAAGGCTTCGGGGGCGCCGGGCTACGACTGGGTGTCGGACGCCGATGAAATGTACTCCCTGGCGGCCCGGTATGCCGGCGACGTGCTCAATAACCAGACGGTCTACCGGCTCGATCCCGACCTGGGCAATGTCTATGACGTCGAGCACCAGGCCGACGGCGTGGAGCACATCTTCATGACCTCGATGAACCGCGAGGCCAGCGGCATGGAGGGTACTTATTCGCAATTGCCCCAGATGTTCAGCATCCAGACCGGGAGCATCGTCTATATCTCCTCGTCGCTGGGTAAGAACAGCCGCGAGGTGATGAAATTCCTGGATTACGAGTCGGGCTATCAGGTGATGCGCGTGGACAACGATTTCCGCAACACCTATGACGATGACGACCTGCGCAAGCAGTTGATGGTTACGACCATCTACAACGAGGACGGCAGCGTGCTGGCTACCTACGATCCCTCCAACCTCACCAGCAGCGACAATATCAGGAACAAGTTCTTCTATCCTTTCTGCCGCAAGTATACCGACCCCAAGTCGAAGGCCAACCGGACGTCGGCCAACCTTTACCTGATCCGTTTCGCGGAGGTGGCGCTTACCTATGCCGAGGCGGTGGGCCCGACCGACGAGGGGTATAAATGGGTGAACGAGGTTCGCAAACGTGCCGGGCTGGAAGCACTGCCCGAAGGGCTCCCGATCGAAGATTTCCGTGAGGCGGTGATCGAGGAGCGGACGAAGGAGCTGGCTTTCGAGGGGCACGGCATCTATGACCTGCGCCGCCTGAACCGCGTCGACGAGCAGCATATCACCAACAAGGCCTTCAAGCCTACCTATGCCTATTTCTATCCTGCGCCCCAGCGCGAGCTGGATCTCAACCCGCAGAAATAA
- a CDS encoding class II fructose-bisphosphate aldolase, with the protein MLTPFREIIRDAHRRHYAVGAFNCLSVENVMGAIAAAEELRAPVILQLAEVQFPGAPMELMAPVFLQAARDAKIPVAVHLDHGQSPETCIRAIRAGFSSVMFDGAGLPLEENIAQTRLVARLAHAAGVDVEAELGRVGDTGSGGEGTGDATTADIFTDVEESARFIAETGTDALAIAIGNLHGRYTATPRLNIGRLREINARNGIPLVLHGGSGTSEEDFKACIRNGICKINVATAIQLEATDEIRSYLAADGAPNYIDLKSRITEASKKVVAAHIRLFESDGKA; encoded by the coding sequence ATGCTAACCCCTTTCCGAGAAATCATACGGGATGCCCATCGACGCCATTATGCCGTCGGGGCATTCAACTGCCTGAGCGTCGAGAATGTCATGGGAGCCATAGCCGCAGCCGAAGAGTTGCGGGCGCCCGTCATCCTGCAACTTGCGGAAGTGCAATTCCCCGGGGCGCCCATGGAACTGATGGCCCCCGTTTTCCTGCAGGCCGCACGCGATGCGAAAATCCCGGTCGCCGTGCACCTCGACCACGGGCAAAGCCCCGAAACCTGCATCCGCGCCATCCGCGCGGGCTTCAGTTCGGTGATGTTCGACGGTGCCGGCCTGCCGCTGGAAGAAAATATCGCCCAGACCCGCCTCGTCGCAAGGCTCGCCCATGCCGCAGGCGTCGATGTCGAAGCCGAGCTGGGGCGCGTGGGCGACACCGGATCCGGAGGCGAGGGCACGGGCGACGCGACGACGGCGGACATCTTCACCGATGTCGAAGAGTCGGCCCGCTTCATCGCCGAAACCGGTACGGATGCGCTGGCCATCGCCATCGGCAACCTGCACGGCCGTTACACCGCCACCCCGCGCCTCAACATCGGCCGGCTGCGCGAAATCAACGCCCGCAACGGTATTCCGCTTGTTCTGCACGGCGGCAGCGGCACGAGCGAAGAGGATTTCAAAGCCTGCATCCGCAACGGCATCTGCAAGATCAACGTGGCCACGGCGATCCAGTTGGAGGCGACGGATGAAATACGCAGTTACCTCGCCGCCGACGGCGCCCCGAATTACATCGACCTGAAAAGCCGCATCACCGAAGCCTCTAAAAAGGTCGTCGCGGCACATATCCGCCTCTTCGAGAGCGACGGCAAAGCCTAA
- a CDS encoding carbohydrate kinase family protein, producing MDRRGIISAGTWLVDNVKIIGQYPARGNLTTITRVETGLGGCSHNVLADLAGLGLGAALPLYAGGCIGRDAFGSYIEREIERLGIDAGNMLPLADAATSYTDVMSEYDGGSRTFFHFRGANARLSAEHILQMESPARIFHLGYLLLLDELDKPDPQHGVVAARVLKELQAKGYETSVDVVSEEGGRFRSIVEPCLPHIDYFIVNEIEAGAVCGTQLRSPEGVLLRDRVEAAAETLMHRGIGRLCAIHFPEGGYALTREGDTCWCDAIPVAAKAIVSSVGAGDAFCAGMLYAQHERMPLRDALRLANASARFNLFSATSTGGAPTLELLTEFIRLNYQTQ from the coding sequence ATGGACAGACGAGGAATCATCTCGGCCGGCACATGGCTGGTCGACAACGTAAAAATAATCGGGCAATATCCCGCACGGGGGAACCTGACGACGATCACCCGCGTAGAAACGGGGCTGGGCGGCTGCTCGCACAACGTGCTGGCCGACCTGGCAGGGCTGGGGCTCGGCGCCGCATTACCGCTGTACGCCGGCGGCTGCATCGGCCGGGACGCCTTCGGCAGCTACATAGAGCGTGAAATCGAACGGCTCGGCATCGACGCGGGCAACATGCTCCCGCTCGCCGATGCCGCGACCTCGTACACCGACGTCATGTCGGAATACGACGGGGGCTCGCGCACCTTCTTCCACTTCCGGGGAGCCAACGCACGCCTCAGCGCGGAGCATATCCTGCAAATGGAGTCCCCCGCACGGATTTTTCACCTGGGGTACCTGTTGCTGCTGGACGAACTGGACAAACCCGACCCCCAACACGGCGTCGTCGCCGCCCGCGTACTGAAGGAATTACAGGCGAAAGGCTACGAGACATCGGTCGACGTGGTTTCCGAAGAGGGCGGACGGTTCCGCAGCATCGTGGAGCCCTGCCTTCCCCATATCGACTATTTCATCGTCAACGAAATCGAGGCCGGAGCCGTCTGCGGCACGCAGCTTCGCAGCCCGGAAGGCGTACTGCTCCGCGACCGGGTGGAAGCGGCGGCCGAAACACTGATGCACCGCGGAATCGGCCGTCTTTGCGCCATCCATTTCCCCGAGGGCGGCTACGCCCTCACACGGGAAGGCGACACCTGCTGGTGCGACGCCATCCCGGTCGCGGCAAAAGCAATCGTTTCGTCGGTAGGCGCCGGCGATGCCTTCTGCGCCGGGATGCTCTATGCCCAGCACGAGCGGATGCCGCTGCGCGACGCCCTCCGGCTGGCCAACGCATCGGCCCGCTTCAACCTCTTCAGCGCCACCAGCACCGGGGGCGCCCCGACTTTAGAACTGTTAACCGAATTCATCCGATTAAATTACCAAACCCAATGA